The sequence ATGCTGCAGACCAACGTGCTGGAATCGGCCATGCCCACCATGATCACCGCCGCTGCGCTGGCGATCTCCCATCGGCTGGCCCCCCGATTGGCAGCGGCCATGGTCGGCTACAGCATCCTGCTCTCGCTGCTGACCCTGCCCGCCTGGTCCTGGCTGCTGGCGCGCCTGGGGGCGTGATACGCCTGCAGCCGCACGAAGATGGTGGGCTGCGACATCGCACCGCTCCCGTCGACGAGACAAGTGCCTGCAGGGACATCGTCACTCAGGATGGCGCTGCTGTGCCTTGGCGCCAGCCTGTCGGCCTCTGCGGCAATAGCGTCTGCCACGCCTGACCCCGCCAATGCGCGAGGTGCCGCAATGGGCTCAGCAAGTCGGTCAGGCCCGCACGCCCGGTTTTGCCGCTGCAAGGGCTCGGCGCGGTATCTGCTGCTGCTGAGCGTGGGAGCACGTCGACGCAAGTGAAGTCCCGGCACTGCGCGCGTACGTGCAGTGCAGCAGCATTGCCGTCTGCCGTCTGCCGTCTGCCGTCTGCCGCCGGTAGACGGTCATCTCGTCGCTGCACTTCGCCGAGACACAGGCGCGCAACAAACATTTGCGGCTGAACCGTGCGCCGATGCTGCACTGCGGTGACATACACGCGTATCGCGTTTAACGCGTTTCGACTACTTCCTCACCCTGCCGCGGTGTACGCTGCCGGCTTGCTCCCGGAAGCGAGGCGTGCATGAAGACAGTCCTGGTGGCCGCCTCCAAAGGCGGCGTCGGCAAGACCACGATCGCCACCAATCTGGCCGCACACGCGGCATTGCAAGGCCAGCGCACCGTGCTGGCAGATGCCGATCCGCAAGGCTCGTCCACGCGCTGGGCGCAGCGACGCGCCAGCCTGGAAAGTGCGGTGCTGCCGATCGACGCCACCAAGCGCCGCAACTGGCAGGCCGCGGTCCCTGATGGCACCGACCAGCTGATCATCGATGCACCTGCCGGTGCGATGGCCGACGACCTGAGCGGCTTTCTGGACCATGTCGACGCCATCGTGGTGCCGGTGCTGTCCTCGGCGCTGGATATCGAAGCGGTGGTGGGCTTTCTCAACACGCTGGCCAAGGTGCCGCGCGTGCACCAGCGCAAACTGCCGGTGGGCCTGGTGCTCAACCGCGCGCGTCCCTGGACCCAGACCTCGCAGCAGGCCGCCGAAATGATCGGCACCTGGCCCTACCCGCTGGTGACCCAATTGCGCGACACCCAGGCCTACGTGGTCATGGCCGGGCTGGGACGCAGCTTGTTCGATTATCGCTCGGCGCAGGTGCGCGACCATCAACAGGACTGGGAGCCGCTGCTGAAGTGGCTCAAGAAGTCCTAGAACCGGAAAGTTCCTATGCGCGAATTGATCTTGTTGCGACACGCCCATGCCGAGCCGGCCGATACCGGTCAGGCCGACTTCGACCGCCCGCTGTCTCCGCATGGCATCGCCGAAGCCGAATCTGCCGGGCGTTGGCTGCGCGAACAGCGGCTGGTCCCGGACCGGGTGCTGTGCTCGCCGGCGCGGCGTGCCCGCGAGACGCTGGAGGCGGTGCTCGAGCTCACCGGCTACATCGAACAACGTCTGGACGAACGCATCTACGAAGCAACCCCGGGCACCCTGGCCAGCCTGGTGGACGAGCACCGCGAGGCCGAGCGCCTGCTGCTGGTCGGCCACAACCCGGGTCTGGAGCGGTTGGCCGCGTTGATGCATAGCGGGCAGACCGGCGACTACCGGGGCATGCCGACCGCCTCGATCGCCTTGCTGGCCCTGCCGCTGGACGCCACCATCGAGCCGGGGATCGCCCGCCTGACCGCCTTCTGGTGGCCTTGATCCGTGTCATCGTCGCTGCGCTGGTTCGCCTGGCTCGCGCTCTGGGTCGCGCTCCCCTGCCTTGCGCAGCAGAAAGTGCACGTGATCGATCCGGTGCAGTCGCGCTTCGGGTTCGAGATCAAGACCCGCTTCGGTATGAAGATGGAAGGATTCTTCCCGCGTTTTCGCGGTGAGCTGGTGGAATTGCCGGACCGGCGCATGCAGGTGCGCTTCCGGCTGGACGCCACCCAGGTGGAAATCCCGGGCAAGGACCGTTACACCAGCTGGATGCGGGGCGAGGATTTCTTCGACGTGGCGCGCTACCCGGTGGTGGAGTTCGAGTCGTTGCCTTACGCCGAAGAGGTGGTCAAGGGCGGCGGCGACATCACCGGCAACCTGACCATCCGCGGAATCACCCACATCGAGACCCTGCATGTGGCGCCAGCTGAATGCGCGCGGCCGGGCTATGATTGCGACGTGATCAGTCGAGGTACGGTCCTGCGTGGACGTTACGGAATGAATGCGTGGCAGATGGCCTTGGGCGACAGGGTGACATTCATTCTGCGTGGGCGGTTGCAGGAGGCGCGGCGCCCGTGAGGTTCCTGTTGAGGGTCCTTGTGCTGGCAACCCTGTTGCTCGGCACCGGATGCGCCGGCCTGTCGCAAGTCGAACGTAACCGTGCCGCTGTCGTTGCCGCGACGGCGCGCAGTACCGCGGTGAGCTGCACCCAGGCCAATCACTGCGCCCAGGCTTCGCCGCTCCGCACGCTGGGCGGCGACGCCATCACCGCCTCCACCCCGGCCGCGCCGCGCCATTACGCCACCATCGTCGATCACGGCGAAGAATCGCTGGTGGCACGGCTCAACCTGATCCGCAGCGCCACCCGCAGCATCGACCTGCAGACCTACATCTTCGACAAGGACGACAGCGCGCGCATGATCCTGGACGCGCTGACCGACGCGGCCCAGCGCGGGGTCAAGGTGCGGATCCTGATCGATCAGCTCTCGGCAATCGCCGACCTGCAGATTCTTGGCGCGCTGGCCAGCACCCATGAAAACCTGCAGCTGCGCATCTACAACCCGACCTTCGGCAAGGTGAAACTTAATTACTTCGATTACGCCGGGAGCGTGGTGTGCTGCTTCCGGCGCTTCAACCAGCGCATGCACAACAAGCTGCTGGTGGTGGACGACGTGCTGGGCGTGGTCGGTGGGCGCAATTACCAGGACGACTATTACGACTGGGACAGCGAGTACAACTTCCGCGACCGCGACGTGATTCTGGCCGGCCCGGAAGTGCGCGCGATGGCGGCCAACTTCGATGCGTTCTGGCGCGCGCGGCGCAGTGTGCCGGCCGAGCGTCTGAACGACGTTGGCCGGCTGCTGCTGGAACAGGGCGCCCCGCAGATGCCGCCCGCACAGTTCCGGCGCCCGGATCGGGTGGCGCGGGTGGACCGGGAAGCGCGCGATCCGCAGTTCGTGCGCGATGCCTTCGTCACCCCCGCGATGTCGGTGCAGCGCGTGCTCTACGTGGCCGACCTGCCGCAGAAGCACCGCCGAGAACACGCTGCCAAGGCCGTGTCGACGGCCCCCGAACTGGACGGCCTGATCGCCGGCGCGCAGCAGGAAGTGCTGCTGCAAACGCCGTATCTGGTGTTGTCCGACGAGGCCCAGGCGATTTTCCGTGAGCTGCGCAAACGCCCGCAGCCACCGCGCATCGTGGTGTCGACCAATAGTCTGGCAGCCACCGACAACCCCATCGTGTATGCGCTGTCGTACAAGTTCAAACGCCGCAACATGCGCGAGTTGGGCTTCAACCTGTACGAGTTCAAGCCGTTTCCCCTGGATGCGCCGGTGGATTACGCCAACCTGGTGCCGGACCCGCTCAATCCTGCTTCCGAGATCAACGAAGACAGGCGCGACAATCGCCTGATCGGCGGCAGTGCGGCCGGCAATGCGGTGCGCGGCAGCAGCGGTGCAGACACCGGCGGCACCGGCGGCAGCGTGATTCGGGGCAGCAGTGGCGCCGGTCGCGCGCCCGGCGGCAGCGAGGTCGATCGCCGCGTGCTGCGTACCGAAACCCGGCCGTCGTTTTTGGGTACTCGCGCGGTCAACAAGCCGCTGCCAGTGACCCGCGCCGGTGCGCGCATGGGGTTGCACGCCAAGTCGCTGGTGGTGGATCGCCGCATCGGCGTGATCGGTACGCACAACTTCGATCCGCGCAGCGAGAACTACAACACCGAAGCGGCAGTGGTGATCGACGATGCGCGCTTTGCGCAGGCGCTGGCGGCCAGCATCGAGCGCGACATGAACCCGGAAAACGCCTGGACGGTGGCCCCGCGCGAAAAACCACCGGTGTTGAGCGGCTTGAACTACAGCGTGGGCAAGGTGTCCGAAGCGTTGCCGGTACTGGATTTCTGGCCATGGCGTTACGCCACCAACTACGAATTCCAGCCAGGCCCGGACTGCCCGTTTCCGCTCAAGCGCCAGGACCCGCAGTTCCGCAAGTGCTACGTGGCGGTGGGCGATTTCCCCGAGGTCAACGTCGGTCCGAAATGGCTGCTGGTGCGCATGCTGACAGCCTTCGGCGCCGGGCTTGTGCCGATTCTTTGATCGACAGCTAAGCGCAGCCAACGAAACGATTGTGTTCACCGCCCGGTGGGCGCGGCCGGTGCCCGGTGCCCGGTGCGGCATGTACCGCGCGTGCACTCCGGTTCCGAGCGCACTGTCCACACCTAGCGGACGACTGCTCGCCACGTGTTGTGAGCCGCTCTAAGGCTGCAACGTTCGGCGGCAACAAGCGGCGCGCTGGCGGCCGGCACGTCGTCAAACCACCCCGGCGCCCGGCGGCGCGAGCACTCCCGCCAATCCGGGGCAAGCAGCGACACCGACGATTGCAGTAGCCTTGGATCAACAGCGGTGAGCGTGGCACCAGTCGCGATCCCGCAGATGCTGTTCCGATTCCCGATTCCCGATTCCCGATTCCCAGCCCAATCCTAGCCCATGACCTTCCGCGCTCCCGTCGATCTTGCCGCCCTCAACGCGTCCAGCCGAAACACCCTGATCGAACACCTGGGCATCGTGTTCACCGACGCCGGCGACGACTGGCTGCGCGCCACCATGCCGGTGGATGCGCGGACCAAACAGCCGTACGGCCTGTTGCATGGCGGCGCCTCGGTGGTGCTGGCTGAAACCCTGGGAAGCAGCGCCGGCAATCTGTGCGTAGAGATGACCACCCAGATGTGCGTGGGGCTGGTGATCAACGCCAACCACCTGCGCGCGGCCACCGAGGGCCTGGTCACCGGCACCGCGCGTGCGGTCCATGTGGGGCGCAGCACCCAGGTCTGGGACATCGTCATCGAAAACCCTGCCGGCAAGCGCGTCTGCGTTTCGCGCCTGACTCTGGCGGTGGTGGCGCGCACCCATGGCTGAGACCGCCCGGCAGCTGCATGGGTGGAACAGCGCCATCCGCTGCCGGCACTGCGCCGCAGCCGAGCTGCTGTCACAATAGTCGTGCCTCCTTCCCCTGTTACCGGTCCCGTTCGTCGAATGAGCGAGTCATCCCTGGACGCCACGCGCGACGCTGGCGGCCCGCTGCGTTGGTTCCGGTACCTGTATCGGGTGCCGTTGCTGCTGTTGCATCTATGCGTGTTCCTGCCGATCACCATGCTGTGCGTGGTGACGCCGCCGCTGGCGCGCATCCGTACCGGCCCCGAGGACACCCTGGACGAGCGAATGATCCGCTGGTGGCAGGGCAACCTGATGCGCATCTTCGGGTTTCGTCTACGCCGCTTCGGCACGCCGCTGTCGGGCGCCACCTTGTTCGTGGCCAATCACGTCAGCTGGGTCGACATCTCCATGCTGCACAGCCGACGGGTGATGGGCTTTGTGGCCAAGCGCGAAATCGCCGGCTGGCCGCTGGTGGGCTGGCTGGCCGCCAAGGGCCAGACCATCTTTCATCAGCGCGGCAATACCGAGTCGCTGGGCGGTGTGCTGCTGGAAATGTTGCAGCGCCTGCGCAGCGGCAAGCCGGTGGGCGTGTTCCCGGAAGGGCGCACCCGCGGCGGCACCGAGGTCGGCCCGTTCCATGCGCGCATCTTCCAGGCAGCGGTGGAAGCCGGCGTGCCGGTACAACCGGTGGCGCTGCGCTATGGCGCGCGCGGCAATGCGCAGGCCGTGGTGGCTTTTGGCGAGCGGGAGAGTTTTTTCGCCAACATCGTGCGCCTGCTCGGCGAGCCGTCGCGCGTGGCCGAGATCCATTTCCTGGAGCCGATCGGCGCGTTCGATATTGAAGGACGTCGTCGCCTGGCCGACACCTCGCGTCAGCGCATCATCGCCGCGATGGAGTCCTGAGCCGGCGATGCGCGCGCTCATCCACCCAGCGGCCAGCAGCCTCCTGCCTGGCCCGATGAGCGCATGAACGCCTCCGACTTTCAGCCGCCGCGCTGGCTGCGCAATCCGCACGTGCAATCGGTGCTGGCCAGCAGCGGCTTGCGTCGGCTGCGGAGCCTCCAGTTGCTGAGCGCCAGCGGCGCGGTCACCAGCGAACATATTCTCGACGGCGGCGACGGCGTGCGCCTGCAGGGCTGGATGAGCGTGCCGTCGGGCGATGCACCGGTACGCGGCACCGTGCTGCTGCTGCACGGTTGGGAAGGCAGTGCCGATTCCAACTACATGCGGCTGACCGCTGCGCGCCTGCTCGGCCTGGGCTACCAGGTGTTCCGGCTGAATTTCCGCGATCACGGCGACACCCACCATCTGAATGTGGACCTGTTCCACTCCGATCGCATCGACGAGGTGGTCAACGCCGCTGGCGATCTGTGGCGGCGCTTTCCCGCGCCCAAGCTGCTGGCAGCCGGGTATTCGCTGGGCGGCAACTTCGCGTTACGGCTGGCTTTGCGGGCACCGGCAGCGGGCTTGCCGCTGGCGCGGGTGGCGGCGGTGTGTCCGTTGCTGGACCCGGCCGCCACCATGACCCAGCTGGAAAAAGGCCCGCAGTTCTACGACTGGTATTTCCGCCGCAAATGGCGCGAATCGCTGCTGCGCAAGCGCAAGCTGTTCCCGGACCAGCACGGCTACGACGACGCCACCCTGGCGCTGGACATGCGTCAGCTGATGGCCTGGCTGGCGGTGCAGCACACCGGCCACGGCTCGCTGGAAGCGTATTTCGACAGCTATTCGATCGCCGGCGAGCGCCTGGCCGGCCTGCAGGTGCCTTCGGACATCCTGATGGCCGAAGACGACCCGGTGATTCCGTTCGAGGACTTCGCCAGCTGGACACTGCCGGCCCACGCGCACCTGGAAATCGCGCGCTGGGGCGGGCATTGCGGCTTTCTGGAAAACGCCCGCGGCGATGGCTTTGCCGAACGCTGGGTGGCCGAGCGGCTGACCGCGCACACGTAGGTCGGCGGCGCAGCGCGCATCGTTACAATAGCGGTTTGTCCGGGACACGCCGCCGCCATGCAAGACGCCATTCTTCAAGCCCTGCGCCGCAATGCGGCCGACGATGCAGTGGCGCTGGCCCGCGAGTGGGCGAGCACTGCGCCGGATAACGCGGCCGCGCACCGCTGGCTCGGGCTGTCCTTGCAGCAGCAAGGTCAGCCGGCGCTGGCGCTGGCCAGCATCGAAACCGCGCTGGCGCTGACCCCGGAAGACGCCGACCTGCATCTGCTGCGCGCCGGGCTGCTGCTGGCTACGCGCAACCTGTCGGCGGCCGATGCTGCATTGTCGCGCAGTACCGCGCTGGACCCCAACCAGTTCAACGCCTATGTGATGCAGGCGCATCTGGCCGTGGCACGCGGCGATCTGGACGATGCCGAGCGGCTGAGCCGCACCGCCGCACGCCTGGCGCCGGAGCATCCGCAGCTGCTGGCGGTCGATGGCGTGGTGGAGCTGCGTCGCGGCCAGAGCGACCGTGCGCTGTCGCTGCTGACCCGCGCCGCCGAGCAGTTGCCGGACGACCCACGGGTGATGTTCGCGCTGGGCTTTGCCTATCTGCAGAAGGAACATTTTGCGTTTGCCGAGCGCGCCTTCGAGCGCGTGGTCGAGCTCAATCCGCCGGGCACCGCGCTGCGCGCCTTCATCGCCCAGCTGGCCCAGCGGCAGGGCCGGCTGGATGATGCGGTAACCGCGATGCAGGGCGTACTGGCCCAGCCCGACGGCGATCGTCCTGCCATGCGCCGGCTGGCCGGCGAAATGGAATTGCAGGCCGGCCGCCCCGACCAGGCCGTTGCGCATCTGCGCCTGGCGCTGGCGCATTGGCCGGCCGACCGCCGCACCTTGCATGCCTTGCTCACCGCCTGGGAGCGTCTGGGCGCGGTGGACGATGCGCGCGACACCCTGGATGCGGCGTTGGCCACCTCCAGCAATGCGCACGATCTATGGCTGGCGCGGCTGGCGGTGGAGCCGGTCGGCGGGCCGCAGGCGCAGGCGGTGATCGAGCGCTGGCTGCTGGGCATGCCCGAGCACCTGCCCGCGCTGGAAGCGCTGATGCGTGTGCACGACATGCAGGGCCATGCCGACGAAGCGGAAATGGTGGCGCGGCAGATCGTGGCGGTGGAGCCGGGCCGCATCAGCGGCGAGCAGCGCATCGTCGAGGCGCTGCTGGAGCGCGACCCGCCGGCGGCCATCGCCTGTGTCGAATCCTTGATCGAGTCGTTGCCCGAGCCGCAGCAGACCGTGCTGCGGCCGTGGCTGGGCAATGTGCAGGACCGCGCCGGCCAGCCCGATGCCGCCCTGGCAACCTGGATGCAATTCCATCGCGAACAGGCCCAGCACCGCCTGCCGTTGCCGCCGCAGTCCGCCAAGCAGCCGATGCAATGGCCGGCGCTGGGCAGCATTCCCGACACCGTCACCGCGCGTCCGCTGTTCGTGTGGGGCACCCCGGGCTCGCATGTCGAACGCCTGATCGCGGTGATGGACGCCGCCACCCCGCTGGTGCGCGGCGACCGTTACGGGGCCACGCCGCCGTCGGACGCGTTGCAGAGCTACCGCAGCGTCGAGCAATTGGCATCGGGCGAACTGGCGCCGATGGCCTTGGTGGAAGGCTGGAAGGCGCAGCTGCCGCGCCGCGGCATCGACGATGGCAACGTCATCGACTGGCTGCTGTGGTGGGACAACACCTTGCTCACCGCACTGCGCCCGCATCTGCCCGAAGGGCGGCTGGCGATCGCGCTGCGCGACCCGCGCGACATGCTGCTGGACTGGCTCTCGGCCGGCGCGTCCGCCCCGCTGGCCGTGCAGTCGCCGCAGCAGGCCACCGACTGGCTGCTGGCCGCGCTGGAACAGCTGGCCGTGCTGCACGAACGCGATCTGTACCCGCACCGGATCATCCGCCTGGATGGCATCGAAAGCGATCCGCAGGGAATCTCCACCGCGCTGGAACAGGCGTTCGGGTTGAACTTCCCGCTGGTCGAACCACGTGGCCCGGCGCGCCTGGCCTCCGGCCGCTGGCGCAATTACCGCAACGTGCTCGGTGCCCAGTTCGACCTGCTCACGTTGATCGCAGTGCGCTTCGGCTATCCGCAGGACTGACCCACGGTCCTTCGCCTGTATCTCAGGCGCAAGGCTGTCGCAGGAGCGGACCCGGCCGCGACGAGGCGCGACCGATACCGGTGAAGCCCGTCGCGGCCAGGTCCGCTCCTACGGATGTCCCGATGGCGCAGTGCACGTGGATGGCGATCGGCGGTTCACGATGCATGCGAACCGTGCCAGGCGAGTGACAGGCCAACGGCTGGCGCACGGTTCGCTCGGGTTGCACTGCCTACTGTGCACGGTGAAGCGCCTGGCACCGCATGCACGCAACTGCCCCGGCCGCGCCACACAAGGTTCCACTGTGGCGGCTTCCGTTGCCGCGCCAATCCAGGCAGGCTGAGCGCTTGGATCCACGGAGACTTTGCATGCGTCTGACCAGCACCAGCATCGAAAACGGCAAGCCCATCGCAGTGGAATTTGCGGCCGGCACACCGGAGGGCTTTGCGCCCAACCGCAACCCGCATTTGGCCTGGAGCGACGTCCCGCACGGCACGCGCTCGTTCGCGCTGCTGTGCCTGGACCCGGATGTGCCGACGGTGCCGGAGACGGTGGGGCGCGAGGATGTGCAGATCCCGGTCGAGCAGCCACGCACCGATTTTGTGCATTGGGCGATGGCCGACATCCCCGCCGACGTGCACGAGATTGCGGCAGGCAGCTGCAGCGACGGCTTTGTGCCCAAGGGCAAGCAGCAGCCGGCCGGCCCGGCCGGTGCACGCCAGGGCCTGAACTCCTACACGCAGTGGTTTGCCGGCAACCCCGACATGGCCGGCGACTACCTGGGCTACGACGGCCCGTACCCGCCGTTCAATGACCTACGTGTGCACCGCTATTTCTTCCGCGTGTTCGCACTGGATGTGGCCACGCTCAGCCTGCCGGCCAGCTTCACTGCAGCCGATGTGCTGTCGGCCATCCAGGGCCACGTGCTCGCCGAAGCGGCGTTACATGGCACCTACACGCTGAATCCCTCGCTGCGCTGAGACCGCACGTCCCGATCGCATGGCCGAAGGTATCGCGGTCGGGAACAGGCGAAGAATGCATGCGGCAGAGCGTATTTTTGCGCACGGGAACGCGAGTCGTGCGGCCCTCGCACGCAGGCGCCGATGCGCGGTTGGCGTGCCTGCCGGACCTTACCGGCAGTGGACCGATGTGCGTTGACCGATGCGACGCATCAGGCCGTCGATGCCAGCCGATGCTGCGCTGCGCGACGCATCAGCGCGTCGCATCTGCCTGATCGGCATGACCGGCGCAGTGGGTCAACTGCACAGCCGGACCTGCAGCAGCCCGACATCAAACCCATCCCGGCTCCCCATTCCTGATCCCGGACCACGACCCGCTAACCGCTCGCTTCGATCATCTGCTCCAGCACATACACCCCCGCACCCTCCCGGCCAGCGGCTGCCGGATAGCGGGTGACCCGCAGCAAGGTGCGGATGCCGGCTTCGTGGTCGAAACCTTCAATCGTGCCGTCGAAGGTTTGCCAGGATGCGGTCGCAGGCTGTCCATCGATGCGCTCGCGCAGTTGCAGGCAGGCGCGGGCCGGGTCGGAGCGCAGGGCGCGGTGTCGGCCGCCACTTCGATCAGCAGCGTCTGCCCGTGCTCACCGTAGCGGGTGCTTGCCGTGGGCATGCCATTGAAGAGCAGGCGGGTGCCATCGCTGCGGGTCAGGGTCAGCCGCGGCGCGGCTTGTGCGGTGTCCAGCGTCACCGCGAAGCGGCCGGACAACGCCTCGCTGGCAGCACGTTCCTGGGGCATTTTTTGTGGCTGCGTACAGAGGCGTTTGCTCGAGACCACCCGGCCGATCTGCAGCTGGGTATCGGCCACGCTGTAGTTGGCACCCAGCGCATTGCAGGTCTCGCTGACCTGGATGCGTTGATCGGCAAAGTCCAGTTGCAGCGGCGCGCTGCCGGCGACGAACAGGCTGCGCAAGCCGGTGCCATGCGCATCGCTGGCCTGCTGCAGCTGCCAGTGCTGTGCTTGCAAGGCGGTACGTAACGGGGCGTTGTCGCGGACGGGCGCAGCAGCTGCGGTCGAGGCAGCAGGTGTGTCTGGCGCGCCGCCGCCGGCACCGGGCGTCGCGCCCGAGCCGCAGGCCGTCACGCCCGCCGCCAGCAGGGCTGGTGCAAAGAACACGGCACGCATCGGCGGCTCCCGGTAACAAGGCCTCAGTGATACCGCCAGCGTGCGGCGGCGGCAATGACCGGGGTCACTGCCCGTGCAGTTGCCCTGCCGGCCGCAGCGATGGCGACCGGCAGGACCGCTGCGCGTTGCGGCTCAGGCCGCGACTGGCAACCACAGCAGCAAGGCCGCACCGAGCACGATGCGGTACACCGCAAATACGGTGAAGCGGTGCTTCTTGATGTAACCCAGCAGCCACTTCACCACCACAAAGCCGGTGATGGTCGCTGCCACGAAGGCTACTGCCACGTCGGCCCAGTTTTCGCTGCCGAAGCCGCCTTCCTTGTACATCTCCAGCAGCGCGTAACCGCTGGCCGCAAACATGGTGGGGATGCCGACCATGAACACGAAGTCCGCCGCCGCCGAGCGCTTGCTCAGGCCCAGCAGCATGGCCAGGAAGATCGCCGAAGCCGAGCGCGAGGTACCGGGGAATACGCCGGCCACCACCTGCGCCAGGCCCACGGCAATGGCCACCTTCCAGGTCACCACGTCGCGCTCGGGCAGCTTGCCGGCAAAGTGCTCGGCCACCAGCATCCACAGGCCGCCAATCAGCAGTGCCCAGGCTACCGGATGCACGGTTTCCGGCAACTGCCAGCCGGCCTTGCGCACGATCAGCCCCACCACCGCCGTGACCAGGAAGGCCACGCCGATCTTGAGTACGTAATCGCGGTTGTCGCGCTCGCCCAGGCCGGTGGCCAGGGTCCACAGCTTCTGTCGCAGCGCCAGGCAGATGGCCAGGATGGCGCCGGCCTGGATGACGATATTGAAGAAGTCAGAACGGCGTCCGAGCCATTGTTCGGCGATCAACAGGTGGCCGGTGCTGGAGATCGGCAGAAATTCGGTCAAGCCTTCGAGAATGCCCAACAGCAGGGCGGAAATCAGATCGGACATCGGACGTGAGGAGAGGATTGGGGGAGGCGCCAGGATAGTGCATTGCGGCATGCACCATATCGGTGCATACTCAATGTAGATCGCACCAATTTGGTGCAGCCTTGCCGCGAGCGGTCTCAAGTGATGCAAGCAAAATCAACGACTTGTGAAAGTCAGCGATTTGGCATGGTCCCTGCTGTAGTACCGCCCACGAGCCACTTCACTCCAATCCGAGGTTTCTTCCGATGTCCGTGGAAAACGTTGAAAAGCTGATCAAGGACAACAAGGTCGAATTTGTCGACCTGCGCTTCGT comes from Xanthomonas vesicatoria ATCC 35937 and encodes:
- a CDS encoding undecaprenyl-diphosphate phosphatase, which codes for MSDLISALLLGILEGLTEFLPISSTGHLLIAEQWLGRRSDFFNIVIQAGAILAICLALRQKLWTLATGLGERDNRDYVLKIGVAFLVTAVVGLIVRKAGWQLPETVHPVAWALLIGGLWMLVAEHFAGKLPERDVVTWKVAIAVGLAQVVAGVFPGTSRSASAIFLAMLLGLSKRSAAADFVFMVGIPTMFAASGYALLEMYKEGGFGSENWADVAVAFVAATITGFVVVKWLLGYIKKHRFTVFAVYRIVLGAALLLWLPVAA